Below is a genomic region from Candidatus Poribacteria bacterium.
GGGATTTTTGTCGGCACGGGTATTGGCGGTGGTATCATTCTACAGGGTGAACTGTTCCACGGTGCGAGCAAGACAGCCGGTGAAATCGGACACATCATCGTTAAAGCAGGGGGTCCGCGCTGCGGCTGTGGCACGCGCGGCTGTTTGGAAGCGATCGCCAGCCGCACGGCAATGACAAAGCAATTCCGGCGGGCTATTCTGAAGAAGGGAAAGCGGAGCGTGATTTCTGAACTCACCGGCGGTGACCTGAGTGCTATTCGGAGTGGGGTCTTGGCGAAGGCGATTCGTTCAAATGATGCGTTGACCCTCAAAATTTTCAAAAAAGTAACGAAATACCTTGGAATCGGCATCGGTTCCATTGTGAATTTCTTGAATCCGGAGATGATTGTGCTGGGTGGCGGGGTCGTTGAAGCGCTCGACGATACGTTCTTAGACGATATCCGTGCCGCCGCGGAAAAATACGCACTGCCCAATACGTTGAGCGGGGTTCAAATTGTGCCCGCAGAACTCGGGGACAACGCTGGTATCCTTGGCGCCGCTGCCTTGGCACGACAGCGAGCCCAAGCGGCATAGCAAAACCGAGACTTGACGGTATCGTTTTACTTTTCTATAACAAGTTTTGGCTTGCAAGCTGCGCCAAAATCGAGGGAGGGTAAATCCATGTTAGTTGATGATAACAGAGAAGAACATCGGATGATAATTTTCGGCAACGATAGCCAGTTCGTTCAAGAGCGGTTGATCGTGGAAAAGGACACAAAGCCCGACGGAATCTTGGCACAGAAGGTTCACGCCGACTCCTATACCGTCACGCTGTATGTGTTGCTGAAGGATTACGGGCTCACACCTGTCTTTCGCATCAAGCCACGCATCCGCTTCCATCGCTCTAACTACGATAACCTCTCTTCAAGCGCACCGCTTCAGTATCGTCTTGATGACATCATCCATTTCGCTGAATTGAAACGCGGCATTGACTTGACAGAGAAGATTGATGACGTCAAGCTCGCGGAAATCCTCGGAGACGCCCCTGCATTTAAGGACGTAACAGATGATCCGGCGTTGCAGCTCGTCTCGCAGCGCGATGTGTCTCTCAGGAACCCACCTTTTAAAACGAAAACCAAGGTTTTTGGAAAAAATGAAGATGAAGGGGTAGAAGAAGGGGGACTTCAGATTGGAACGTTCCTTGACGCGCTGAATCAACCGAAACAGACTGAGCAAATTTTCAAACGTTTTGCAAAAGGAAAAGAATTTGCCCGTGATTTGCGTAAAGCCTTAGCGCCTTACGAAGATTTTGAATTTCAGTTCGGGCTTTATTCTCGGTATGAACGGCGGGATTGCGTGTTAGCGGATGGAGATGCGGAAACCAGCGGCAACTACCGTGCGACATTCGATCCATGGACAGCACTCGGGTATATCCGGACTGCTGGTGATACGCAGCAGTTCCAAATTTTAATGCATGAACGCGGCACCCGGTGGGAGCACAAAGTTATGTTGGAGCAGCTGGATCCCCCAACGCTTGAGCGGCTTGCTACGGAGATCCCCGGGCTCCGCCGCCAATATCTGATCGGACGGGTTTTATCGAAAAGCCAGACGGCGCTGACCCGATTAGCTGAACTTCGCCAATCCCAACTGAATCTCGCAACCGATTTGCATACCGGATATACGCTCCAGTTAGAAATGCCCGTCGCGAAGAAGCGGTTTTCTGTCATAGAACATCGTCGAAAATTGCGGAGTGTTTTTAACGGTGGCGGTGCTTATTGCCTGCATCCACTGAACGGGGAGTTTGTTGAAAGGCATCATAACATGGCGAAAGGCATCCGAGAGGGTATCGTCTGGACGTTAGATGCTGTTGATTTGTTTACAGGGCAACCGCCATTAAAGGATCAGAATGAAGAGTTTCTTATCATCAAAACGCCGCATCAGAACAAATTCGTGGTCCGCTCTGCCCAGGAACTTCGCGAACGCCTCCCTCAAAACGGATTTGAAAAGTGTTGGAACGAAGCTGTCGATGTGGGAGGGTATACCATCCTCAGTCGAATGAGCGGCAGGGTCTATCTCGTGAGTTATGGTCGAAGGAATACCGGCAGTATCCATGAAGGCAACATTACTCAAGACGGGGTTGCACATTATCTCTCAATTGAATACTTGGGGTTGGAACCTGACCGTATTGGAACTTCGCGTTTCGGGATGCCGCTCGATATTCAACAAGGTTTCTTTGAGAGAATTTTCAGCAGGCGACCTGTCCCGCCCATCTTCAGCCAATTGATGCAAACCGAGGCGCAGGTCATCGCAGAGATGAAAATCCTCGCTCGGCACTGCAAAGAAAAACTGGAGATTTAGTAAGTCCGTAATGGGGGAGGACTATACAAAATGGCACTTATCTGAATCGCGGATTATCGCGGATGACACAGATTTCGCTGATTTTTGGCATAAACTTCTGGTTTGTGTGGATCTAACGAAAACCAAGCCTGCAACAATACGCAGAAATCCGCAGAAATCCGCAGAAACGCCCAAGCAAAGACCCCAAGCAAAAACCCCGAGCAAAAGCACGCAGACGACTCGAACACGAAGAGCGTCAATATCCAAGTAACCGATACTTACCCGCAAGGTATAATTAAAATGGAAAATCGTAAGAAAATCCTTATCACTGGTGCCTCTGGCTATATCGCCGGACGGATGCTGCCAGAGTTTCGCCAACGTTATGAGCTCGTCCTGTTAGACGTGAAAACCACGAATCGGCAGGGAGAAGAGGTCGAAGGCATTCAAATTGCTGAACTGACCGATCCCAATCGCGACGCATACCGCCACCATTTTAGAGGTGTTGATGCAGTCGTCCACTGTGCTTTTAAAGGCGGCAGTTTCGAGAATGAACTTGCTAACGTCCAGATGGCATACAACCTCTACCAAACCTGCCTTGAAGCCGATGTCCGACGCGTTGTCGTCTGTAGTTCCAACCACGCCGCCGATTATTATGAGCGTCTCATCTGGGCGGATAAATGGGATGTGGTGACCCCAGAGATGCGTCCGCTCTCTGATAACTTCTACGGATGGGCGAAAGAGGCGTATGAGCATCTCGGCTTTGTCTTTGCGACGGGACACGTTGACGGTAAGAAATTGCAGAACGTTCAGTTGCGTATCGGTGGACCGCGTGAGACAGATATGGCGAATTCCTCAGCCGCCGATTTGAAGGCGATGCACCGAGGGCTCGGTGCGTATTTGAGCATCCGGGATCAGGTCCAACTCTTCATCAAGAGCATTGAGACAGAAGATATAGAGAACGAAAACGGGGTCCCATTCCAGATCTTCTACGGCATCAGCGACAATTCGCATAAATTCTGGAGTATCGCCAATGCGCGGAAGGTAATAGGCTATGCACCGGAGGACGACAGCCAACGCCGTTTTGCTGACCGCTTGGCAGAATTATTACAGCAAGCGAAAAAGACATAGCGCGTAATTTGCCGCTTCTGTAGGAGCGACCTTTGTCCAAAGTTTTTCAAACGAAAAATGGGATGAGGTCTTCTCGGAGTTGGAGTCGTGCGTTGCGGAGATGTGATTTGATAGTGCCTTCAGAGCGGTTCAGGCGGGTGGCAATCTGTTTTATCGACAGATCCTGAGCGTAGTAGAGGAGAAAGACTTGTCTGCGGATGGGCGTGAGTTGCTGGATAGCAGCGCGCAAGTGTTTGCGAAGTTCGGTGCGTTCCACGTCATGACTCGGACACGGGTGTGTTTGTGTGACTCGACGTTCCTCAATCAGATGCAGCGGTTCTGTGTCGTGTTTCTGCTTGCGAAAAAAGTCGATGCAGACGTTTTCCGCAATACGGTAAAGCCATGAAGAGAACGCCGATGTCCCTCGGAACGTGTGGATAGCTCGGAACGCCTTTAACCAGGTCTCTTGTGTGAGGTCTTTGGCAACTTCTGCATCAGTGACACGGCGCGTAATGTGGGTATACAGGCGGGATTGGTATTTTTCTACCAGTGGACTAAAAGCTTCAGGGTTGCCGGCTTGCGTGCATTCAATCAGATGTTTTTCGTTGAGGGTTAACAAAGTTTTGGTGTTCCTTTCATTTTATCCAGGGTGTGGTGTTGAGTTTTAAGGTTCTCAGCACGCCTGCGTTTTCAAGTGTTACCTGTTTCGGCTGGATGTCGGTAACAGTGGTGTCGGCGTCAAGTGTATCGCCGATCGTGACAGTGTAGATTCTTCCGACAGGGATCTTTTGAAGGATCACCTGTTTGGGGGTGTTTGCGTCTGTCGGCAGGATCGTGCCGAGCAAGCGATAGGGTTCTCTGGGGCGTGGCGGTCGCCAACCGAGGGGGCGGAAAAGGTTGTTGTCGACAATCGTCAGGTAGAACGCCGAGGACTGAAAGTCTCTCAGCGTCTCCTGTGGTGTTGATAACGGTTTGCCTAACACTCGGGGAGAGAACGGGAGAGGCATCTCGGTTTGTGTTTCGGTTTTCGGTTGCGTCGAGGCGGCTGTCTGTATGCGTCGTGTCCCGAAGACCCCGAAGATCAGAAAAACAAACACACCGAGGCTGATGAATACAATCGTTTTTAGGTGCTTCGTGGACATGAGGGTTTCCTGATGAAAAAGAAGAAGAAAGGAATCCCTCGCAGCAGACAAACACTCACTGTAAGGGTTGCGAGGATCAGACTCCCTTGTTCCAAGAAAGGGCTTTGGAAAACGGTCGCGCTTGCGAGACTGATGAAGGTGAACATTTTCAGCCCTCCGTAAAGCCCACGACTGATTCGGGAATGGGTCAGGGTGTATGTCCATCCGTTTTTGGGATAACCGTGTGTCCGTTGCAAAGTATCCGTGAGAATGCCGCGTGTCATCACAGCGATCGGCATCCAGACGAGGATCAGTCCGTTAGCAGAAAAGTAAATCCAAAACGTATTTTCAACGATCCGGTCAGCAATCGTATCGAGTAACGCCCCTGTCTCGGAGGTTTCATTGCGTTTACGGGCAACAATACCGTCAACGGCATCAAGCGCAAAGATGATTACAATGATTCCGATGAGTGTGATGTCCAAGGTGGGGTGTCGGTTACCGAGCACCGCAACAACAACAAAGGTCAAAAGCAGGCGACTGAAGGTGATGATGTTTGCAAGCATGGTTAT
It encodes:
- a CDS encoding NAD(P)-dependent oxidoreductase, with protein sequence MENRKKILITGASGYIAGRMLPEFRQRYELVLLDVKTTNRQGEEVEGIQIAELTDPNRDAYRHHFRGVDAVVHCAFKGGSFENELANVQMAYNLYQTCLEADVRRVVVCSSNHAADYYERLIWADKWDVVTPEMRPLSDNFYGWAKEAYEHLGFVFATGHVDGKKLQNVQLRIGGPRETDMANSSAADLKAMHRGLGAYLSIRDQVQLFIKSIETEDIENENGVPFQIFYGISDNSHKFWSIANARKVIGYAPEDDSQRRFADRLAELLQQAKKT
- a CDS encoding RNA polymerase sigma factor; amino-acid sequence: MLTLNEKHLIECTQAGNPEAFSPLVEKYQSRLYTHITRRVTDAEVAKDLTQETWLKAFRAIHTFRGTSAFSSWLYRIAENVCIDFFRKQKHDTEPLHLIEERRVTQTHPCPSHDVERTELRKHLRAAIQQLTPIRRQVFLLYYAQDLSIKQIATRLNRSEGTIKSHLRNARLQLREDLIPFFV
- a CDS encoding ROK family glucokinase; translated protein: MSANVIGVDMGGTKILSAVIDAEGNILGTAKVPTKADKGASQVIDRIAGSVQKAIDKSGVASDSIQAIGIGAPGPLDPATGVVIFAPNLGWRDVPLKTELETRTGFPTFVDNDVNVGTLGEHVFGAGRGVQNVVGIFVGTGIGGGIILQGELFHGASKTAGEIGHIIVKAGGPRCGCGTRGCLEAIASRTAMTKQFRRAILKKGKRSVISELTGGDLSAIRSGVLAKAIRSNDALTLKIFKKVTKYLGIGIGSIVNFLNPEMIVLGGGVVEALDDTFLDDIRAAAEKYALPNTLSGVQIVPAELGDNAGILGAAALARQRAQAA
- a CDS encoding CDP-alcohol phosphatidyltransferase family protein, which codes for MLANIITFSRLLLTFVVVAVLGNRHPTLDITLIGIIVIIFALDAVDGIVARKRNETSETGALLDTIADRIVENTFWIYFSANGLILVWMPIAVMTRGILTDTLQRTHGYPKNGWTYTLTHSRISRGLYGGLKMFTFISLASATVFQSPFLEQGSLILATLTVSVCLLRGIPFFFFFIRKPSCPRST